Proteins from one Clupea harengus chromosome 17, Ch_v2.0.2, whole genome shotgun sequence genomic window:
- the LOC116224439 gene encoding uncharacterized protein LOC116224439 isoform X20: MATDLIVWAWAVFVLRTVLSEVPEGLGPVSGSTGGYGPDSLNSTSGEAADSSSHEPKPHQSLSLHKPETLGNPDVQWILANPLSSRRVPFGSKYGHKVLGSSQEGRGDSNTAVPPSYSSALPSNPGGMVVHPSSSTKFPQGQSYQSSAFNVIQPTNSKLFQNKDAPSMGQDAPNPSEPGSQDAPNPSEPGRPDAPGAGSDASSMGQDAPSLSEPGSQDAPNPSEPGSQDATGIDAPSMGQDAPNPSEPGSQDATGPDAPSMGQDAPNPSEPGRQDAPGAGQDASSMGRVNDRVLRRFPEQFLSQKTQNTVYRWPVSSIQLQSQHSGAVQTEQIQARPQTNDRVLQRFPERFTSQKPVDVMQLNEPNSKFFQNKDELDQETIQSSEMHEPDASTVYRWPVSSIQLQSQHSGAVQTEQIQAGPQTNDRVLQRFPERFISQKPVDVMQLNEPNSKFFQNKDELDQETIQSSEMHEPDASTVYRWPVSSIQLQSQHSGAVQTEQIQAGPQTNDRVLQRFPERFISQKPVDVMQLNEPNSKFFQNKDELDQEPIQSSEMHEPDASTAYRWPVSSIQLQSQHSGAVQTERRPSIGADFQARPQYFAPSEPGRPDAPGAGSDASSMGQDAPSLSEPGSQDAPNPSEPGSQDATGIDAPSMGQDAPNPSEPGSQDATGLDAPSMGQDAPNPSEPGSQDATGPDAPSMGQDAPNPSEPGRQDAPGAGQDASSMGRVNDRVLRRFPEQFLSQKTQNTVYRWPVSSIQLQSQHSGAVQTEQIQARPQTNDRVLQRFPERFISQKPVDVMQLNEPNSKFFQNKDELDQEPIQSSEMHEPDASTVYRWPVSSIQLQSQHSGAVQTEQIQAGPQTNDRVLQRFPERFISQKPVDVMQLNEPNSKFFQNKDELDQEPIQSSEMHEPDASTAYRWPVSSIQLQSQHSGAVQTERRPSIGAHFQARPQYFAPSPSEPGRPDAPNPSEPSRPDAPGAGPDASSMGRVNDRVLQRFPEPFISQKTQNAVYRWPVSNIQLQSQHSGAVQTERRPSIGAHFQARPQTNDRVLQSFPEQYTNQKTVDVIKVLNEPNSESLYGSKTSQEAKQASNVLHQKEQGSQQPIQSTDTTVSHGVQMLEPSKTNPVQSPNEFYSEPDPQFGSEGTIRPGSQSAATATEILGTTSGYLSPHEPKYQLPAQTSSSYSYGTSGQLANKGDPVPSGSHGPIRSQGGVEGRQPSGEQNLPSRVDALNRLKQALHNVSRGHLFHSVMQRLIPASSPSWNMGEGWDFLGSAENSPSLTGDQSHFGDDGNDLSTSVSRGETSSSKSSISHAPENVGSGKSDGGVMSPSPLVNVYGSGSSSALSNAVSSHRGNDGSARKGTTIQQTTKEAPKGPLQMSAACLTRKVIPAQRRIPAKSFYRKMSAVKPAKHHWPLLTPKRFRKLRVLEGKCEGAAHKL, from the exons ATGGCTACAGATTTAATTGTATG GGCTTGGGCTGTTTTTGTGTTGAGGACTGTGTTGTCTGAAGTTCCAGAAG GGTTAGGACCAGTTTCTGGCAGCACTGGAGGTTATGGCCCTGATTCCTTGAACTCCACATCAGGAGAGGCTGCTGACTCTTCAAGTCATGAACCTAAACCGCATCAGTCTTTGTCTCTACACAAACCAGAGACCTTGGGAAATCCTGATGTGCAGTGGATCCTAGCAAATCCCTTAAGCTCTAGACGGGTTCCTTTTGGCTCTAAATACGGCCACAAAGTTCTAGGTAGTTCTCAAGAGGGTCGAGGTGACAGCAACACTGCAGTGCCCCCCAGTTATAGTAGCGCTTTACCAAGTAATCCTGGAGGCATGGTTGTCCACCCAAGCAGCTCTACCAAGTTCCCCCAGGGCCAGAGCTATCAGTCTAGTGCATTCAATGTGATTCAGCCAACCAACTCTAAATTATTTCAGAACAAAGATGCCCCCAGCATGGGCCAAGATGCCCCCAACCCCAGTGAaccaggcagccaagatgcccccaaccccagtgagccaggcagaCCAGATGCCCCAG GTGCAGGATCAGATGCCTCCAGCATGGGCCAAGATGCCCCCAGCCtcagtgagccaggcagccaagatgcccccaaccccagtgagccaggcagccaagatgccaCAGGCATAGATGCCCCCAGCATGGGCCAAGATGCCCCAAACCCCAGTGAaccaggcagccaagatgccaCAGGCCCAGATGCCCCCAGCATGGGCCAAGATGCCCCCAaccccagtgagccaggcagaCAAGATGCCCCAGGTGCAGGCCAAGATGCCTCCAGCATGGGCCGGGTGAATGACCGGGTGCTGCGAAGATTTCCTGAACAGTTTTTAAgccaaaagacacaaaacacagtgTATAGATGGCCTGTGTCAAGTATTCAACTGCAGAGTCAACACAGTGGTGCTGTCCAAACTGAACAAATTCAAGCAAGGCCTCAGACTAATGACAGGGTGCTGCAAAGATTTCCTGAACGGTTTACAAGCCAAAAGCCGGTGGATGTAATGCAACTCAATGAACCAAATTCTAAATTCTTTCAGAACAAAGATGAACTTGACCAAGAAACCATCCAATCCTCTGAAATGCATGAACCTGACGCAAGCACAGTGTATAGATGGCCTGTGTCAAGTATTCAACTGCAGAGTCAACACAGTGGTGCTGTCCAAACTGAACAAATTCAAGCAGGGCCTCAGACTAATGACAGGGTGCTGCAAAGATTTCCTGAACGGTTTATAAGCCAAAAGCCGGTGGATGTAATGCAACTCAATGAACCAAATTCTAAATTCTTTCAGAACAAAGATGAACTTGACCAAGAAACCATCCAATCCTCTGAAATGCATGAACCTGACGCAAGCACAGTGTATAGATGGCCTGTGTCAAGTATTCAACTGCAGAGTCAACACAGTGGTGCTGTCCAAACTGAACAAATTCAAGCAGGGCCTCAGACTAATGACAGGGTGCTGCAAAGATTTCCTGAACGGTTTATAAGCCAAAAGCCGGTGGATGTAATGCAACTCAATGAACCAAATTCTAAATTCTTTCAGAACAAAGATGAACTTGACCAAGAACCCATCCAATCCTCTGAAATGCATGAACCTGACGCAAGCACAGCGTATAGATGGCCTGTGTCAAGTATTCAACTGCAGAGTCAACACAGTGGTGCTGTCCAAACTGAGCGGCGACCTTCCATAGGGGCAGATTTTCAAGCAAGGCCTCAGTATTTTGCCCCCAGCGAACCAGGCAGACCAG ATGCCCCAGGTGCAGGATCAGATGCCTCCAGCATGGGCCAAGATGCCCCCAGCCtcagtgagccaggcagccaagatgcccccaaccccagtgagccaggcagccaagatgccaCAGGCATAGATGCCCCCAGCATGGGCCAAGATGCCCCAAACCCCAGTGAaccaggcagccaagatgccaCAGGCCTAGATGCCCCCAGCATGGGCCAAGATGCCCCAAACCCCAGTGAaccaggcagccaagatgccaCAGGCCCAGATGCCCCCAGCATGGGCCAAGATGCCCCCAaccccagtgagccaggcagaCAAGATGCCCCAGGTGCAGGCCAAGATGCCTCCAGCATGGGCCGGGTGAATGACCGGGTGCTGCGAAGATTTCCTGAACAGTTTTTAAgccaaaagacacaaaacacagtgTATAGATGGCCTGTGTCAAGTATTCAACTGCAGAGTCAACACAGTGGTGCTGTCCAAACTGAACAAATTCAAGCAAGGCCTCAGACTAATGACAGGGTGCTGCAAAGATTTCCTGAACGGTTTATAAGCCAAAAGCCGGTGGATGTAATGCAACTCAATGAACCAAATTCTAAATTCTTTCAGAACAAAGATGAACTTGACCAAGAACCCATCCAATCCTCTGAAATGCATGAACCTGACGCAAGCACAGTGTATAGATGGCCTGTGTCAAGTATTCAACTGCAGAGTCAACACAGTG GTGCTGTCCAAACTGAACAAATTCAAGCAGGGCCTCAGACTAATGACAGGGTGCTGCAAAGATTTCCTGAACGGTTTATAAGCCAAAAGCCGGTGGATGTAATGCAACTCAATGAACCAAATTCTAAATTCTTTCAGAACAAAGATGAACTTGACCAAGAACCCATCCAATCCTCTGAAATGCATGAACCTGATGCAAGCACAGCGTATAGATGGCCTGTGTCAAGTATTCAACTGCAGAGTCAACACAGTGGTGCTGTCCAAACTGAGCGGCGACCTTCCATAGGGGCACATTTTCAAGCAAGGCCTCAGTATTTTGCCCCCAGCCCCAGTGAACCAGGCAGACCAGATGCCCCCAACCCCAGTGAGCCAAGCAGACCAGATGCCCCAGGTGCAGGTCCAGATGCCTCCAGCATGGGCCGGGTGAATGACCGGGTGCTGCAAAGATTTCCTGAACCGTTTATAAGCCAAAAGACACAAAACGCAGTGTATAGATGGCCTGTGTCAAATATTCAACTGCAGAGTCAACACAGTGGTGCTGTCCAAACTGAGCGGCGACCTTCCATAGGGGCACATTTTCAAGCAAGGCCTCAGACTAATGACAGGGTCCTGCAAAGTTTTCCTGAACAGTATACAAACCAAAAGACAGTGGATGTAATCAAAGTCCTTAATGAACCAAATTCTGAATCTCTGTATGGCAGTAAGACCTCACAGGAGGCAAAACAGGCTTCTAATGTTTTGCACCAAAAAGAGCAGGGGAGCCAGCAACCTATTCAGTCTACTGACACCACTGTGAGTCATGGTGTCCAGATGCTGGAGCCCAGTAAAACCAACCCTGTCCAGAGTCCAAATGAGTTTTATTCAGAGCCAGACCCACAGTTTGGATCTGAAGGCACCATAAGGCCTGGTTCTCagtctgctgccactgccacagagATACTGGGCACAACCTCAGGCTACTTGAGTCCACATGAGCCAAAGTACCAGCTACCTGCTCAGACCAGCTCTAGCTACAGCTATGGAACTAGTGGGCAGCTTGCTAATAAAGGGGATCCAGTGCCTTCTGGAAGTCATGGCCCTATCAGAAGCCAAGGTGGAGTTGAGGGCAGACAGCCCAGTGGTGAGCAAAACTTGCCTTCAAGAGTTGATGCACTCAATCGGCTTAAGCAAGCTCTTCACAATGTGTCAAGAGGTCACCTGTTTCACTCTGTTATGCAGAGGCTTATTCCAGCTAGTTCTCCCTCCTGGAACATGGGTGAAGGATGGGATTTCCTTGGCAGTGCTGAGAACTCCCCATCCTTAACCGGAGACCAAAGTCATTTTGGAGATGATGGAAATGACTTGTCCACCAGTGTGAGTCGAGGTGAAACTTCCAGCAGCAAGAGCAGCATCAGTCATGCTCCTGAAAATGTTGGATCTGGAAAAAGTGATGGTGGCGTCATGTCGCCTTCACCTTTGGTGAACGTGTATGGAAGTGGATCTAGCAGTGCCTTGTCCAATGCTGTGTCCTCCCACAGAGGCAATGATGGCTCCGCAAGGAAGGGGACCACCATCCAGCAAACTACTAAAGAAGCCCCTAAAGGACCCTTGCAAATGTCGGCTGCCTGTTTGACACGTAAAGTAATCCCTGCCCAGAGGAGAATTCCAGCAAAAAGCTTCTATCGGAAAATGTCTGCTGTGAAACCAGCTAAACACCATTGGCCTCTCCTTACTCCAAAACGGTTTCGCAAGCTAAGGGTCCTGGaag GAAAATGTGAAGGGGCTGCCCACAAACTTTAA
- the LOC116224439 gene encoding uncharacterized protein LOC116224439 isoform X18 → MATDLIVWAWAVFVLRTVLSEVPEGLGPVSGSTGGYGPDSLNSTSGEAADSSSHEPKPHQSLSLHKPETLGNPDVQWILANPLSSRRVPFGSKYGHKVLGSSQEGRGDSNTAVPPSYSSALPSNPGGMVVHPSSSTKFPQGQSYQSSAFNVIQPTNSKLFQNKDAPSMGQDAPNPSEPGSQDAPNPSEPGRPDAPGAGSDASSMGQDAPSLSEPGSQDAPNPSEPGSQDATGIDAPSMGQDAPNPSEPGSQDATGPDAPSMGQDAPNPSEPGRQDAPGAGQDASSMGRVNDRVLRRFPEQFLSQKTQNTVYRWPVSSIQLQSQHSGAVQTEQIQARPQTNDRVLQRFPERFTSQKPVDVMQLNEPNSKFFQNKDELDQETIQSSEMHEPDASTVYRWPVSSIQLQSQHSGAVQTEQIQAGPQTNDRVLQRFPERFISQKPVDVMQLNEPNSKFFQNKDELDQETIQSSEMHEPDASTVYRWPVSSIQLQSQHSGAVQTEQIQAGPQTNDRVLQRFPERFISQKPVDVMQLNEPNSKFFQNKDELDQEPIQSSEMHEPDASTAYRWPVSSIQLQSQHSGAVQTERRPSIGADFQARPQYFAPSEPGRPGAGSDASSMGQDAPSLSEPGSQDAPNPSEPGSQDATGIDAPSMGQDAPNPSEPGSQDATGPDAPSMGQDAPNPSEPGRQDAPGAGQDASSMGRVNDRVLRRFPEQFLSQKTQNTVYRWPVSSIQLQSQHSGAVQTEQIQARPQTNDRVLQRFPERFTSQKPVDVMQLNEPNSKFFQNKDELDQETIQSSEMHEPDASTVYRWPVSSIQLQSQHSGAVQTEQIQARPQTNDRVLQRFPERFISQKPVDVMQLNEPNSKFFQNKDELDQEPIQSSEMHEPDASTVYRWPVSSIQLQSQHSGAVQTEQIQAGPQTNDRVLQRFPERFISQKPVDVMQLNEPNSKFFQNKDELDQEPIQSSEMHEPDASTAYRWPVSSIQLQSQHSGAVQTERRPSIGAHFQARPQYFAPSPSEPGRPDAPNPSEPSRPDAPGAGPDASSMGRVNDRVLQRFPEPFISQKTQNAVYRWPVSNIQLQSQHSGAVQTERRPSIGAHFQARPQTNDRVLQSFPEQYTNQKTVDVIKVLNEPNSESLYGSKTSQEAKQASNVLHQKEQGSQQPIQSTDTTVSHGVQMLEPSKTNPVQSPNEFYSEPDPQFGSEGTIRPGSQSAATATEILGTTSGYLSPHEPKYQLPAQTSSSYSYGTSGQLANKGDPVPSGSHGPIRSQGGVEGRQPSGEQNLPSRVDALNRLKQALHNVSRGHLFHSVMQRLIPASSPSWNMGEGWDFLGSAENSPSLTGDQSHFGDDGNDLSTSVSRGETSSSKSSISHAPENVGSGKSDGGVMSPSPLVNVYGSGSSSALSNAVSSHRGNDGSARKGTTIQQTTKEAPKGPLQMSAACLTRKVIPAQRRIPAKSFYRKMSAVKPAKHHWPLLTPKRFRKLRVLEGKCEGAAHKL, encoded by the exons ATGGCTACAGATTTAATTGTATG GGCTTGGGCTGTTTTTGTGTTGAGGACTGTGTTGTCTGAAGTTCCAGAAG GGTTAGGACCAGTTTCTGGCAGCACTGGAGGTTATGGCCCTGATTCCTTGAACTCCACATCAGGAGAGGCTGCTGACTCTTCAAGTCATGAACCTAAACCGCATCAGTCTTTGTCTCTACACAAACCAGAGACCTTGGGAAATCCTGATGTGCAGTGGATCCTAGCAAATCCCTTAAGCTCTAGACGGGTTCCTTTTGGCTCTAAATACGGCCACAAAGTTCTAGGTAGTTCTCAAGAGGGTCGAGGTGACAGCAACACTGCAGTGCCCCCCAGTTATAGTAGCGCTTTACCAAGTAATCCTGGAGGCATGGTTGTCCACCCAAGCAGCTCTACCAAGTTCCCCCAGGGCCAGAGCTATCAGTCTAGTGCATTCAATGTGATTCAGCCAACCAACTCTAAATTATTTCAGAACAAAGATGCCCCCAGCATGGGCCAAGATGCCCCCAACCCCAGTGAaccaggcagccaagatgcccccaaccccagtgagccaggcagaCCAGATGCCCCAG GTGCAGGATCAGATGCCTCCAGCATGGGCCAAGATGCCCCCAGCCtcagtgagccaggcagccaagatgcccccaaccccagtgagccaggcagccaagatgccaCAGGCATAGATGCCCCCAGCATGGGCCAAGATGCCCCAAACCCCAGTGAaccaggcagccaagatgccaCAGGCCCAGATGCCCCCAGCATGGGCCAAGATGCCCCCAaccccagtgagccaggcagaCAAGATGCCCCAGGTGCAGGCCAAGATGCCTCCAGCATGGGCCGGGTGAATGACCGGGTGCTGCGAAGATTTCCTGAACAGTTTTTAAgccaaaagacacaaaacacagtgTATAGATGGCCTGTGTCAAGTATTCAACTGCAGAGTCAACACAGTGGTGCTGTCCAAACTGAACAAATTCAAGCAAGGCCTCAGACTAATGACAGGGTGCTGCAAAGATTTCCTGAACGGTTTACAAGCCAAAAGCCGGTGGATGTAATGCAACTCAATGAACCAAATTCTAAATTCTTTCAGAACAAAGATGAACTTGACCAAGAAACCATCCAATCCTCTGAAATGCATGAACCTGACGCAAGCACAGTGTATAGATGGCCTGTGTCAAGTATTCAACTGCAGAGTCAACACAGTGGTGCTGTCCAAACTGAACAAATTCAAGCAGGGCCTCAGACTAATGACAGGGTGCTGCAAAGATTTCCTGAACGGTTTATAAGCCAAAAGCCGGTGGATGTAATGCAACTCAATGAACCAAATTCTAAATTCTTTCAGAACAAAGATGAACTTGACCAAGAAACCATCCAATCCTCTGAAATGCATGAACCTGACGCAAGCACAGTGTATAGATGGCCTGTGTCAAGTATTCAACTGCAGAGTCAACACAGTGGTGCTGTCCAAACTGAACAAATTCAAGCAGGGCCTCAGACTAATGACAGGGTGCTGCAAAGATTTCCTGAACGGTTTATAAGCCAAAAGCCGGTGGATGTAATGCAACTCAATGAACCAAATTCTAAATTCTTTCAGAACAAAGATGAACTTGACCAAGAACCCATCCAATCCTCTGAAATGCATGAACCTGACGCAAGCACAGCGTATAGATGGCCTGTGTCAAGTATTCAACTGCAGAGTCAACACAGTGGTGCTGTCCAAACTGAGCGGCGACCTTCCATAGGGGCAGATTTTCAAGCAAGGCCTCAGTATTTTGCCCCCAGCGAACCAGGCAGACCAGGTGCAGGATCAGATGCCTCCAGCATGGGCCAAGATGCCCCCAGCCtcagtgagccaggcagccaagatgcccccaaccccagtgagccaggcagccaagatgccaCAGGCATAGATGCCCCCAGCATGGGCCAAGATGCCCCAAACCCCAGTGAaccaggcagccaagatgccaCAGGCCCAGATGCCCCCAGCATGGGCCAAGATGCCCCCAaccccagtgagccaggcagaCAAGATGCCCCAGGTGCAGGCCAAGATGCCTCCAGCATGGGCCGGGTGAATGACCGGGTGCTGCGAAGATTTCCTGAACAGTTTTTAAgccaaaagacacaaaacacagtgTATAGATGGCCTGTGTCAAGTATTCAACTGCAGAGTCAACACAGTGGTGCTGTCCAAACTGAACAAATTCAAGCAAGGCCTCAGACTAATGACAGGGTGCTGCAAAGATTTCCTGAACGGTTTACAAGCCAAAAGCCGGTGGATGTAATGCAACTCAATGAACCAAATTCTAAATTCTTTCAGAACAAAGATGAACTTGACCAAGAAACCATCCAATCCTCTGAAATGCATGAACCTGACGCAAGCACAGTGTATAGATGGCCTGTGTCAAGTATTCAACTGCAGAGTCAACACAGTG GTGCTGTCCAAACTGAACAAATTCAAGCAAGGCCTCAGACTAATGACAGGGTGCTGCAAAGATTTCCTGAACGGTTTATAAGCCAAAAGCCGGTGGATGTAATGCAACTCAATGAACCAAATTCTAAATTCTTTCAGAACAAAGATGAACTTGACCAAGAACCCATCCAATCCTCTGAAATGCATGAACCTGACGCAAGCACAGTGTATAGATGGCCTGTGTCAAGTATTCAACTGCAGAGTCAACACAGTG GTGCTGTCCAAACTGAACAAATTCAAGCAGGGCCTCAGACTAATGACAGGGTGCTGCAAAGATTTCCTGAACGGTTTATAAGCCAAAAGCCGGTGGATGTAATGCAACTCAATGAACCAAATTCTAAATTCTTTCAGAACAAAGATGAACTTGACCAAGAACCCATCCAATCCTCTGAAATGCATGAACCTGATGCAAGCACAGCGTATAGATGGCCTGTGTCAAGTATTCAACTGCAGAGTCAACACAGTGGTGCTGTCCAAACTGAGCGGCGACCTTCCATAGGGGCACATTTTCAAGCAAGGCCTCAGTATTTTGCCCCCAGCCCCAGTGAACCAGGCAGACCAGATGCCCCCAACCCCAGTGAGCCAAGCAGACCAGATGCCCCAGGTGCAGGTCCAGATGCCTCCAGCATGGGCCGGGTGAATGACCGGGTGCTGCAAAGATTTCCTGAACCGTTTATAAGCCAAAAGACACAAAACGCAGTGTATAGATGGCCTGTGTCAAATATTCAACTGCAGAGTCAACACAGTGGTGCTGTCCAAACTGAGCGGCGACCTTCCATAGGGGCACATTTTCAAGCAAGGCCTCAGACTAATGACAGGGTCCTGCAAAGTTTTCCTGAACAGTATACAAACCAAAAGACAGTGGATGTAATCAAAGTCCTTAATGAACCAAATTCTGAATCTCTGTATGGCAGTAAGACCTCACAGGAGGCAAAACAGGCTTCTAATGTTTTGCACCAAAAAGAGCAGGGGAGCCAGCAACCTATTCAGTCTACTGACACCACTGTGAGTCATGGTGTCCAGATGCTGGAGCCCAGTAAAACCAACCCTGTCCAGAGTCCAAATGAGTTTTATTCAGAGCCAGACCCACAGTTTGGATCTGAAGGCACCATAAGGCCTGGTTCTCagtctgctgccactgccacagagATACTGGGCACAACCTCAGGCTACTTGAGTCCACATGAGCCAAAGTACCAGCTACCTGCTCAGACCAGCTCTAGCTACAGCTATGGAACTAGTGGGCAGCTTGCTAATAAAGGGGATCCAGTGCCTTCTGGAAGTCATGGCCCTATCAGAAGCCAAGGTGGAGTTGAGGGCAGACAGCCCAGTGGTGAGCAAAACTTGCCTTCAAGAGTTGATGCACTCAATCGGCTTAAGCAAGCTCTTCACAATGTGTCAAGAGGTCACCTGTTTCACTCTGTTATGCAGAGGCTTATTCCAGCTAGTTCTCCCTCCTGGAACATGGGTGAAGGATGGGATTTCCTTGGCAGTGCTGAGAACTCCCCATCCTTAACCGGAGACCAAAGTCATTTTGGAGATGATGGAAATGACTTGTCCACCAGTGTGAGTCGAGGTGAAACTTCCAGCAGCAAGAGCAGCATCAGTCATGCTCCTGAAAATGTTGGATCTGGAAAAAGTGATGGTGGCGTCATGTCGCCTTCACCTTTGGTGAACGTGTATGGAAGTGGATCTAGCAGTGCCTTGTCCAATGCTGTGTCCTCCCACAGAGGCAATGATGGCTCCGCAAGGAAGGGGACCACCATCCAGCAAACTACTAAAGAAGCCCCTAAAGGACCCTTGCAAATGTCGGCTGCCTGTTTGACACGTAAAGTAATCCCTGCCCAGAGGAGAATTCCAGCAAAAAGCTTCTATCGGAAAATGTCTGCTGTGAAACCAGCTAAACACCATTGGCCTCTCCTTACTCCAAAACGGTTTCGCAAGCTAAGGGTCCTGGaag GAAAATGTGAAGGGGCTGCCCACAAACTTTAA